The Ranitomeya imitator isolate aRanImi1 chromosome 6, aRanImi1.pri, whole genome shotgun sequence genome window below encodes:
- the LOC138643582 gene encoding uncharacterized protein codes for MEFPKTADDWKRIASDFDELWQFPNCGGALDGKHVRITQPANSGSFFFNYKGYFSVILMALVNANYEFVDVDVGMNGRVSDGGVFEHTSFGESLRNNQLQLPLNEDTKANLNFVFIADEAFPLHPHLIKPFAQRTLTPERRIFNYRLSRARRVVENAFGIMANRFRVFHTAINLKLPSIDFVVLACFVLHNFLRRHDTSSYSPPSFIDAVDARTGDIVPGEWRTQPDNLTALQALGSGRQADDARDCREKYCQYFNGSGAVPWQDRAV; via the exons atggag tttcccaagacggcggatgactggaagaggattgcttccgattttgatgagctgtggcagtttccaaactgcggtggtgcattagatggaaagcatgtgcgcatcacgcaaccagccaactctggatccttttttttcaactacaaaggatatttcagtgtgatcctcatggcccttgtcaatgcgaactatgagttcgtcgatgtggatgttggcatgaatggtcgagtctccgacggtggagtttttgaacacacttcatttggggaaagcttgaggaacaatcaactgcagttgccactaaatgaagacacaaaagcaaacctcaattttgttttcatcgcagacgaagctttccctcttcatccacatttgataaagccatttgcacagagaacactcacaccggagcgcagaatctttaattaccggttgtcgagggcccgtcgtgtggttgaaaatgcctttgggattatggcaaatcggtttagagtgttccacacagctatcaacttgaagctgccgtctatagactttgtggttttggcatgctttgtgctccataatttcctgagacgtcatgatacgagctcctattctcctccttcgtttattgatgcagtggacgcaagaaccggagatattgtgcccggggaatggcgtacacaacctgataatttaacagctcttcaagcacttggatctggcagacaggcagacgatgcaagggactgtcgcgaaaaatactgtcagtactttaatggttctggagctgtaccctggcaggatcgcgccgtataa